A genomic segment from Sorangium aterium encodes:
- the leuC gene encoding 3-isopropylmalate dehydratase large subunit, translated as MGKSLYDKVWDLHKVRTLPSGEDQLFIGLHLIHEVTSPQAFGMLRDLGLRVSMPERTFATLDHIVPTDNRKRPFKDTLAEGMVDALKKACTEQGVTFFDLESGRQGIVHIIGPELGLTQPGMTIACGDSHTSTHGAFGAIAFGIGTTQVRDVLATQTLSLQRLKVRRIQVEGKLGPGVYAKDIILEIIRRLGVSGGTGYAYEYGGSTIEGFSMEERMTLCNMSIEGGARVGYVNPDQATFEYIKGRPYAPKGEAWDKALEYWRSIASDEDARYDDVVRIDASEIAPTVTWGITPGQAISVKERVPAAEDVANESERALIREALEYMRLEGGKPIEGTKINVAFIGSCTNGRISDFREVARRIQGHKVAPHVRALAVPGSMEVARAAEAEGLDRVFREAGFEWREPGCSMCLAMNPDKLIGDELCASSSNRNFKGRQGSPTGRTVLMSPVMVAAAAVRGEIADARDVFGI; from the coding sequence ATGGGTAAGAGTCTCTATGACAAGGTTTGGGACCTCCACAAAGTCCGCACGTTGCCGAGCGGCGAGGATCAGCTCTTCATCGGCCTTCACCTGATCCACGAGGTGACGAGCCCCCAGGCGTTCGGGATGCTCCGCGATCTCGGCCTGCGGGTGAGCATGCCCGAGCGGACGTTCGCGACCCTCGATCACATCGTCCCGACCGACAACCGCAAGCGGCCGTTCAAGGACACGCTGGCCGAGGGGATGGTCGACGCGCTCAAGAAGGCGTGCACCGAGCAGGGCGTCACGTTCTTCGATCTCGAGTCGGGGCGGCAGGGCATCGTGCACATCATCGGCCCCGAGCTCGGCCTCACGCAGCCGGGCATGACGATCGCGTGCGGCGACTCGCACACGTCGACGCACGGCGCGTTCGGCGCGATCGCGTTCGGGATCGGGACGACGCAGGTGCGCGACGTGCTCGCCACGCAGACGCTGAGCCTCCAGCGGCTCAAGGTCCGGCGGATCCAGGTGGAGGGCAAGCTCGGGCCGGGCGTCTACGCGAAGGACATCATCCTCGAGATCATCCGCCGGCTCGGGGTGTCCGGCGGCACGGGCTACGCGTACGAGTACGGCGGGTCGACCATCGAGGGGTTCTCGATGGAGGAGCGGATGACCCTGTGCAACATGTCGATCGAGGGCGGCGCCCGGGTCGGCTATGTGAACCCTGACCAGGCGACGTTCGAGTACATCAAGGGGCGTCCGTACGCGCCGAAGGGCGAGGCGTGGGACAAGGCGCTCGAGTACTGGCGCTCGATCGCCTCCGACGAGGACGCGCGTTACGACGACGTCGTCCGGATCGACGCGAGCGAGATCGCGCCGACGGTCACCTGGGGCATCACGCCGGGGCAGGCGATCTCGGTGAAGGAGAGGGTCCCGGCGGCCGAGGACGTGGCGAACGAGTCCGAGCGGGCGCTGATCCGCGAGGCGCTCGAGTACATGCGGCTCGAGGGCGGCAAGCCGATCGAGGGGACGAAGATCAACGTGGCGTTCATCGGCAGCTGCACGAACGGCCGCATCTCCGATTTCCGGGAGGTGGCGCGGCGCATCCAGGGGCACAAGGTCGCGCCGCACGTGCGCGCGCTGGCCGTCCCGGGGTCGATGGAGGTGGCGCGCGCGGCCGAGGCCGAGGGGCTGGACCGGGTCTTCCGCGAGGCGGGCTTCGAGTGGCGCGAGCCGGGCTGCTCGATGTGCCTGGCGATGAACCCCGACAAGCTCATCGGGGATGAGCTGTGCGCGTCCTCGTCCAACCGCAACTTCAAGGGCAGGCAGGGGAGCCCCACCGGGCGCACCGTGCTCATGAGCCCGGTGATGGTCGCGGCTGCCGCCGTCCGCGGCGAGATCGCCGACGCTCGTGACGTGTTCGGAATCTGA
- the leuD gene encoding 3-isopropylmalate dehydratase small subunit, whose translation MALDLIQSVTGRAVHVPGDDIDTDRIIPARFLKCVTFDGIGEHLFRDVRFDERGEKREHPLNDPRFAGATVLIADRNFGCGSSREHAPQSIAKAGFKAVIAESFAEIFFGNSTTLGIPCVSVSREDRAALVARVNADPKTPVTVDLQGQVIRAGSDLTVPFTIKPGARESLIRGTWDPIAQLLEGASEVQQVAARLPYVRPASAQ comes from the coding sequence ATGGCACTCGATTTGATTCAATCCGTCACCGGTCGCGCCGTTCACGTTCCGGGGGACGACATCGACACGGACCGCATCATCCCGGCGCGCTTCCTGAAGTGCGTCACCTTCGACGGCATCGGCGAGCACCTCTTCCGGGACGTGCGCTTCGACGAGCGGGGCGAGAAGCGGGAGCACCCGCTGAACGACCCGCGCTTCGCGGGCGCGACGGTGCTGATCGCCGACCGCAACTTCGGCTGCGGGTCGTCGCGCGAGCACGCGCCGCAGTCGATCGCGAAGGCGGGTTTCAAGGCCGTCATCGCCGAGAGCTTCGCCGAGATCTTCTTCGGCAACTCGACGACGCTCGGCATCCCCTGCGTCTCGGTGAGCCGGGAGGACCGCGCCGCGCTCGTGGCGCGCGTGAACGCCGACCCGAAGACGCCCGTCACGGTCGACCTGCAGGGGCAGGTCATCCGGGCCGGGAGCGATCTCACGGTGCCCTTCACCATCAAGCCGGGCGCGCGCGAGTCGCTGATCCGGGGCACGTGGGATCCGATCGCCCAGCTGCTCGAGGGGGCCTCGGAGGTCCAGCAGGTGGCGGCGCGGCTGCCCTACGTGCGGCCCGCCTCCGCGCAGTAG
- a CDS encoding LysR family transcriptional regulator yields the protein MDASLLPALEDVLMVARSGSVAEAARRLHKTPSAISQQVRRVEERFGVALFERDGRGVRLSPAGEAALGAITRLFDQAEGVFELLSELAGEPSTTLRVAASDYLGKGLLVPVIRQMLEKRAPVRFAITTANSVDAARGVERGEVDLGLASASSAGGDLVKQPLFVQPFLWVGPRLKGSAPALRERLRHEPLLRLAPGSVGRRMLDAYLDRERIRPISTIDVSSVSLLVSYVSGGLGIGLAPALALTEVARSRLDVEVAEVDPLPVELMTRENFRRNPIIERFVERLAAEGRRAEQRTRALLGG from the coding sequence ATGGACGCGTCGCTGCTCCCCGCGCTCGAGGATGTGCTCATGGTGGCCCGGTCGGGCTCGGTCGCCGAGGCGGCGCGGCGGCTGCACAAGACGCCGTCGGCGATCAGCCAGCAGGTGCGGCGGGTGGAGGAGCGCTTCGGGGTGGCGCTGTTCGAGCGCGACGGGCGCGGCGTGCGGCTGAGCCCGGCCGGCGAGGCGGCGCTCGGCGCGATCACGCGGCTGTTCGACCAGGCGGAGGGGGTGTTCGAGCTGCTCTCGGAGCTGGCGGGGGAGCCGTCGACGACCCTGCGCGTGGCGGCGAGCGACTACCTCGGCAAGGGGCTGCTCGTGCCGGTGATCCGCCAGATGCTCGAGAAGCGCGCGCCGGTGCGGTTCGCGATCACGACGGCGAACTCGGTCGACGCCGCGCGGGGGGTAGAGCGCGGCGAGGTGGATCTGGGCCTCGCGTCGGCGTCCTCGGCGGGCGGCGACCTCGTGAAGCAGCCGCTGTTCGTGCAGCCGTTCCTCTGGGTAGGGCCGCGGCTCAAGGGCTCGGCGCCGGCGCTGCGCGAGCGGCTCCGGCACGAGCCGCTGCTCCGGCTGGCGCCCGGCAGCGTGGGGCGGCGGATGCTCGACGCGTACCTGGATCGCGAGCGGATCCGGCCCATCTCGACGATCGACGTGTCGAGCGTGTCGCTCCTCGTCTCGTACGTCTCCGGCGGGCTCGGCATCGGCCTCGCGCCGGCGCTCGCGCTGACCGAGGTCGCGCGCTCGCGGCTCGACGTCGAGGTCGCGGAGGTCGACCCGCTGCCCGTCGAGCTGATGACGCGCGAGAATTTCCGGCGCAATCCGATCATCGAGCGCTTCGTCGAGCGGCTCGCCGCCGAGGGGCGCCGCGCGGAGCAGCGGACGCGCGCGCTCCTCGGCGGCTGA
- a CDS encoding IMP dehydrogenase: MAFIYDEPSRTFGEYLLVPNLTTKDCVPANVDLTAPVVRFKADPGATPPDPRLAPLTMSVPVTSAMMQSVSGADLAIALARCGGLSFVYGSQGIEEEAAMVRRVKNYKAGFVVSDSNLRPDATLGDVLELTDRTGHSTIAITEDGTPTGRFVGIITSRDYRLGKTPLSTPVREIMTPFKSIHCGKVGLDLQEANELIWRHKLNTLPVIDERQHLQYLVFRKDYESHQAHPLENVDHEKRLIVGAGINSRDYRDRVPALVEAGADVLCIDSSDGYSEWQGDTIAFVKSLGKPAYVGAGNVVDREGFLYLVEAGADFVKVGIGGGSICITREQKGIGRGQASAVIEVAKARDEYFQRTGVYVPICSDGGISQDYHITIALAMGADFVMMGRYFARFDESPGRKVRVNNQFMKEYWGEGSNRARNWQRYDHGDTSKKKDQLEFEEGVDSYVPYAGKLKDNLDVTLAKVRSTMCNCGATSLRDLYMRARLTVASAVSIHEGGVHDVMLKDTRGNTREP; this comes from the coding sequence AGTACCTGCTCGTCCCGAATCTGACGACGAAGGACTGCGTCCCGGCGAACGTCGATCTCACGGCCCCTGTCGTCCGGTTCAAGGCCGATCCGGGCGCGACGCCGCCAGATCCGAGGCTCGCGCCGCTCACGATGAGCGTGCCGGTCACCAGCGCGATGATGCAGTCGGTCTCGGGCGCCGACCTCGCGATCGCGCTCGCGCGCTGCGGCGGCCTGTCGTTCGTGTACGGCTCGCAGGGCATCGAGGAGGAAGCCGCCATGGTGCGGCGCGTGAAGAACTACAAGGCAGGGTTCGTCGTGAGCGACTCGAACCTGCGCCCCGACGCGACGCTCGGCGACGTCCTCGAGCTCACCGATCGCACGGGCCACTCCACGATTGCGATCACCGAGGACGGCACGCCCACGGGCAGGTTCGTCGGCATCATCACGAGCCGCGATTACCGGCTCGGCAAGACGCCGCTCAGCACGCCGGTGCGCGAGATCATGACGCCGTTCAAGTCGATCCACTGCGGCAAGGTCGGCCTCGATCTGCAGGAGGCGAACGAGCTCATCTGGCGTCACAAGCTCAACACCCTGCCCGTCATCGACGAGCGACAGCACCTCCAGTACCTGGTGTTTCGCAAGGACTACGAGTCGCACCAGGCGCACCCGCTCGAGAACGTGGATCACGAGAAGCGCCTGATCGTCGGCGCCGGCATCAACTCGCGCGACTACAGAGATCGCGTGCCGGCGCTGGTGGAGGCGGGCGCCGACGTGCTCTGTATCGACTCGTCGGACGGCTACTCCGAGTGGCAGGGCGACACCATCGCCTTCGTGAAGTCGCTCGGCAAGCCGGCCTATGTCGGCGCCGGCAACGTCGTCGATCGCGAGGGCTTCCTCTACCTGGTCGAGGCGGGCGCCGACTTCGTCAAGGTCGGCATCGGCGGCGGATCCATCTGTATCACGCGCGAGCAGAAGGGGATCGGCCGCGGCCAGGCGTCGGCCGTGATCGAGGTGGCCAAGGCGCGCGACGAGTACTTCCAGCGGACCGGAGTCTACGTGCCGATCTGCTCCGACGGCGGCATCAGCCAGGACTACCACATCACGATCGCCCTCGCGATGGGCGCCGACTTCGTCATGATGGGCCGCTACTTCGCGCGCTTCGACGAGTCGCCCGGGCGCAAGGTCCGCGTGAACAACCAGTTCATGAAGGAGTACTGGGGTGAAGGGAGCAACCGCGCGCGCAACTGGCAGCGCTACGACCACGGCGATACCAGCAAGAAGAAGGATCAGCTGGAGTTCGAGGAGGGCGTCGACAGCTACGTGCCGTACGCCGGCAAGCTGAAGGACAACCTCGACGTCACCCTGGCCAAGGTGCGCTCGACGATGTGCAACTGCGGCGCCACCTCGCTGCGCGACCTGTACATGCGCGCCCGCCTGACCGTCGCGTCCGCGGTGAGCATCCACGAGGGCGGCGTCCACGACGTGATGCTGAAGGACACGCGCGGCAACACGCGCGAGCCCTGA